CACACAAAACTGATCAGGAGGACTTTAAACTGAATCCTGCACAGCAGAGCAATTAAATGCTAGAAAATGGTATAAAATCATGTACAGGTAACAGGAGTGTGAGTTAAGCCAGAGTGGGTAACCACTAATACATAAGGGGGGGGCAGTAAGGGAGTGTTTGGGGAGTGTAATCCATGGTTTTTGGTGGCTCTGTACCAGGACTGAGGAGCATATTCCCCCTCAGCAGGCAAGATCTGTTTCTGCCTTACCCCTTGTATGTCATATTTTGCAGGAGGGTGGCATCACTCATCTGTTGTCACAAGGATTTCAGGTAATGAGCCTCTTTGAAGACGTGTTCACAATGCACCTCCAGAGAGATTTGCTCCAGGATCAAGAAGGTGTTTGTCCTCAAACATcttttaagacaggatttgcgcTGAAACCATTTTAGCAGCAGTTGCAATGCAAGCCCCTTCATGAGATATTTAAGGCACAATTGCAACCCACTCAATGGTGAGCAAGGAAACTGGAGACCACTAAACAAACTAGGGTGGCTGCATGGGGAGCTTTCTGGCGAACACGTTTAAAAGAGACATGAATGGGAATTGGAAGGATCTAAGGATCTGTCCTGCCTGCTTCTGGCTTAATGTTCTAGAGGAGGCCAGGTCGATAGGACTAAGGGCACATCTCAAAGAGCAGGGTCCTGGCAAGGCAGGTCTGGTAGTCCAGTCAATTATGGTAGGTACTGCCAGATCCCAATCAGGGTAGCAGGGGGCAAGGCAGGGTCAAAAGGCAGCTTGTCAGCACCCTGGAGAGCTCATAACAATCTTTGCTTGCTTGGACTGATCTGTAATCACTGACTCCTACAGCATGGCTGTGCAGTGGTATGAATTGGACAGGTGTTCCCCAGGCTGGAGGACTCTGTTGAAGCCCCATCATATGGCCTGAGTGGTCTGTAAGGAAGAGGTGATGGTGCTCCAGGTGATACTGCCACTCTCTCTAAGTCTGCCTCTCTGCTGAATGTGACAGCCAAAGAGCATGATAGAGTTTTAGGAGATCACAAGCTAAATATGAGCCAGCAATACAAAGCAGCAGCTAAAAAGTCGAATGTTGTTAGTCTAGGCTAAACCATCTAAAATGCAACCTAGAATTACATTTGCCTTTtcagctgccacatcacactgctGACTGAAACATGTCCATAGGAGCACAACAAAAGTGGTTAGGGTCCTGGaaatcttgtcctgtgatgaaaggtTGATGGAATTGGTGTGTTTAGCCCTAAAAAGAGATGATTAAGAGGTATTGTGGCAgtcatcttccaatactttctgTGTTCTTCCATAGAGGATGGAGCAAATACATTTACTTTCTGTTGCCAACAAGGATAGAATCTGGACCAATGAGTTCATACTGCAAGAACAATTATTTACacgaaacattaggaagagcttcCTAATGATGCAAACTGTTCAAAGGCTGCCTTGCAATATGGCGGATTCTTCTTCAttagaggtttgtaagcagaggccggatggtcacctgtcaggaATGATGGATTGATAATGCTTTATCACTCGTGTTTCTCAGTGACCTCAGCTAGACTACATAGCTGGAAAAAATCAAAGGGCATAAATGCTGCTTgtcctttaaaaaatgcagtggtCTGCAATTTGCTTAACAggtttctttttattgttattattaacagATGCATATGAACGGTCttcttggatcagaccaaagatccatGTAGGCCACCATTTTGCCATCTATCAGGTGCCCCTGATTAGCTCATAACTAGGGTACAATGAAGAGAACCATCTATTGTTTGCCCCAAGTATCTGGTATTATGTCTCATAACCATTTTAGCTATTGATAGACTATCTATAATTGGTTCAGTCATtcgaattatatttttattgttaacatttttcacatatacatgtacatacacatatacatatgtaCACACCGACAAAAGAAAGACACAAGGTGATGGCTTTCAGTCAACACAGCTTGTGAACATATCACATGACAAAATCTTTCAGTTCTGGACTTCAGTGAAGCTTCCAGATGGACAGCAGAACTGACCATAGAAAGCATTTCTGTTGTTATTGACAGCTTTCCTTGGATGGAAATCTTGGATTGAAAAATGGGCTCCTCCAATGTTTCAGTTTGTACTCTTCACAGGACATCTTTTCACTGATGCACAATAATACAAGTGTTTTGAAGAGTGGACGGAATCAGGACTGGCCCTACCAATAAGCAGAATGAAGCAGTTGCCCCAGGCAGTTAATTTTGGGGTGCCATGAAAGGGCTGCAAGTGATTAGCTACTTAATTTATTATTGCTGCATTTTTCCTCCCAAGAAGGTAGAAAGATGCTTGTGGGCTTTTCTGCTTCAAGTACCGAAATTACTTGACCAGCTTTGGGGACTAGTCTGCACCTTAAGTCAGAGGGCACAATTTCCTGCTTcagctcaggcagcaaaatgccttggaccAGCCCTGGACAGAATATGGTATGCACAGACTTAGAACATTTAGCCACATCTCTTGCGGTTCAACTGAAGGAAATAGCATGGGGAAATCAGGCAGATGCCTTATATCATTCAGAGAATGGAATGTCTGGAAAGAGGAAACGCTGAAGATAATTTCATGGAAGGTGAGGAAACATTCAATCTAAATCGTTTATGGGTGGTATTCATCATCTTTAAAATGTCACCCACATATATAAACTAACTTTATTGGAGACATATTCAGTGTTCTGGGTCAGATTATCATATGTGGTGAAACTGATAATTGAGATTGACTAATcgtttttaaaaggaaatcagccctgagtgctcactggaaggacagatcctgaagctgagactccaatactttggccacctcatgagaagagaagactccctggaaaagagcctgatgttgggaaagatggagggcacaaggagatggggacgacagaggacgagatggttggatagtgtcttcgaagctacaaacatgagtctgaccaaactgcgggaggcagtggaagacagaagtgcctggcgtgctctggtccatggggtcacaaagagtcggacacgactaaacgactaaacaacaacaacaacaaatcgtttttaaagccatctgagggCCAAGCTAAATGTTGATCCCATCATTTGTCCTTAAGCCTAGTATTTTTCTTTCACAAATAGCTGACAATTCAGATCAGAGGCTTTTTTCTCTTCCCACTGATCTGGATTCCACCACCTCTGAAGTTTTGAGTTTGCAGCTTGAGAGTGCTCCTGGACTTGCCACTGTCAGTAGAGGCATCGGTAGTGGCAGTTCTCTGCAGTGCATTCTGTCATTTCGGTCTTGAACACCAGCTGCAGCCCACTCTGGAGATACATGACCTGGCCTTGGTCACCATGTGTTAGTTCAGGCTGGGTTACTACTATGCTATTTACATGGGGCTGCTTCTGGAGACAGTTCGGAAATTTCAGCTGGTAAaaaagacgcgggtggcgctgtgggtaaaagcctcagcgcctagggcttgccgatcgaaaggtcagcggttcgaatccccgcggcggggtgcgctcccgttgctcggtcccagcgcctgccaacctagcagttcgaaagcacccccgggtgcaagtagataaatagggaccgcttactggcgggaaggtaaacggcgtttccgtgtgcggctctggctcaccagaacagcgatgtcacgctggccacgtgacccggaagtgtctccggacagcgctggcccccggcctatagagtgagatgggcgcacaaccctagagtcggacacgactggcccatacgggcaggggtacctttacctttacctttaaaaaaacctctcgGCCTCCAGCATGCTAGCAGGAGCCTGAAGGTGTGAATATGTGACATTGATTATGTGCCAATTACACTGGCTGCCAGTATGTTTcttggcccaattcaaagtgcctaAATAGTTTTGAGTCTGGTTAGTTATGTCCCAACCCATAATATAAGATCTGCTGTTTGTGTGCTTGCCTGTGAAAACCAGATAGGTTGATGAGCACACAAGACAGGGCCTTTGGGGTGGAATAGTGGAACTCTCTTGCAGTTAACATTCCAGCTTGGCCCCTTCGTTCTGACATTCAATCaagtatttaaaatgtatctttttGCTTAAGATTGCTTAGGTGATCTAATTCAGTTTCTCACAAGCACTCAGTGCTTGCAATAGCAAGGAAAGTGCACAGGGAGGGTCGTCCCTATTCAAACCTGGCTCCTTCCAGCCTGCCAGAGGGCTACTACTGTATGCTTCTTCCAGGGCAGAGTGCAGTTGTGTTGGGGAGGAGGAGGCTACAATCTGGCAAATTGGAGCTTATCTCCCCATTTCAATGGCTCCCAAGAGAACTGATGACATACAAACCGGGACAGGCAGCCTACAGAAAATCCAGAAACCGCAATGTTCCTTCAAACATAATTTAATATGCTTCTTTTGAGTCCAAGAGAACAGTAGCAGTAGGCTAAAAAGGGAATGGCCTTTGTGCTGTCTAAGCCGATGGTGCAAAGCCCACCCTGTTATTAGCCATGTCAAAGACAGAATAATATTCCTTAAGGAAGACATCACCGAGGATCCATAGGGGCTGCCCATTTGAGGAAGCCAAGTATGTGGTCTCAATTCCAGCTATGCAGTATCCATTGCTCtgtgaaataaaagaaaatgtgttaTAAGTTCCATCTCTGCTGGAAGAAAATGTGATAAAGCCTTTGAAAAAGGTGTACGAAATCATGTCCAGATTAGATTGCAAGTTAGAAATGTGGCTGCTCATCCACTTGCTATAACTATATAGTTGTGAATATACTTCCTAGAGATTGTTTGCAAGTGCATAGCTCATATGGTAGCTATGAGAGTTAGATCCATAATACATGTGCTCTAATTCTGAGTCTCTGACCACCCACATGTGCAAGCTTAGAACTGACTGTAATACACACATGATCAATAGGGATGCCAAAGCAGCAAGCACCATCCGTACTCTGGCAGAAGTGACAAAATTAAAGGATTCCCCACCACTCATTTGTAGGTACAACAAGTCTTGCTTCTAGAGATAAAATCCAGAGCAGACTAGTCTATGAAAAGATCTTTGCATTTACAAATGTAGGGAAACAAATAAGATGGCAAAGAGAGACCCATGCAAGGTCCCCAAAATAAGGATCAGAAAAAATGATGTGAAATGCCACCAATGCTATCTTTTCATAAAGCAAAGGCTGTGTTATCAAGAGCATTGGTACAATATCTAGATACTCTCTAACGCTTAAGTGCCTTAgtgtaaaataccgtattttttgctctataggatgcacttttccccctccaaaaatgaaggggaaacgtGTATGCGTCCTATgaggtgaatgcaggctccttggcttcaacgATAGCAACGCGAGGCctctgaagtgcagagggagagctcccccagcgctccggaggcttcgtgttgctttcactgaagccgcctgaagcccccagagTGCAGGGAACTCCCActgtgctccgggggcttcaggcagctatctgcaagccttcggagcgcagcaggagttcctgcCGTGCttcgaaggcttgcagatagccgtctgaagcctggagagcgagaggggtcggtgcacaccgatcactcttgctctccaggctttgcttcgctggagaggcgctgtgcagttttccctctctgcacagtgccccttcagcgaagcgggaggagaaatggaaggggctccgtttctcctaccgcttcactgaaggggcgctgctcAGAAAgggggagattcccccccccccgttctccccctcctagggtccggtgcgtcctatagagtgaaaaatgcgGTATGTGCCATTAAGCAATGTTGTACACTTACTTCAGAGAtataggcagagggaggcagtgGGAACTGGACTCCGTTAATGACAAAGGTGATGGTGGGCATGTTCTGGACATTGTTGCAGTTCACCACATACTGTGAAAGAAGACAAACAGAAGGTTTACTCAGTGAGCACACCAGGCCATAGATTGGTCAGACTCAATCCGCACTAGAAAATAGACTGACAGATGACATAAACTTGATTTATTCCAGTCACATACAGAGAACAGACACCTTTTAGAGTCCCCTTGTTTTTaagccttttttgaaaaaatttatcTGAACTTGACTATTTTTATGTAAGCTGCCGTGagggtttttgggtttttgttttaagcAAGAACAGTATGGCAACAAATtctaacataaataaaatacaaatggaaataccaaatacataataaacaagCAACATCAGAAttatcctgctggatcaggctgagaCCCGTCTTCTAATCCAGCATTCTCTTTACCATAGCAGTGAGGACAATGCCTCTGTGTTCATCTAGGAGCACACATCTCTCATCTAGGAGCACACATCTCTTGTACTTAACCTGGCTGTAGCATCCTAGGTGCAAGATTTCAGATGGAGCCTGTTCCCCTGTGATGAAGAGTGAGCTGCAGGAATTTTCCTGCTCCACCTACCTCTCCATTGTATTGTTCAGCTCCTATAGCCTGCAGGAATGTCCCAATGTACTGCTGAGGGATAGTTAGCTGGCAAGTGCCAGTGTCTACAATTCCTTGGCAGCCTTCACTGCACCAGCCGGTAGCCTCATCACCGATGGCAAACCTATAGAGATAAAAGCAAAGAATGTTGCAAGGACAACGTTAGCAACAAAGAACAAAGCAGGCAATAGGAGAAACACAAAGACCTTCTCATATTTAAGATGGAGGAGTCTTCATCTATAGCTAGAAAGGGTTGtggccaatgctagtcctactcagagcagacctattgaaaataGCATGACCAatgtaggtccattaatttaaatggattTTCTCTGAGTAGagtttagttggatacaacccaaagacAGCTATTATGGCCATGGAAACACATACATAGCCACATAAACTATAACCCAAAGAGGTTTACTTACTCCAGATCAATCTTTCCTGGAAAGTAAAATGCAGTTTTCAACGCCATGCTGTTTCCCACTTTCAAATGTGAAAACCAAATCTGAGACATCCCAAAATTTGGGAATCTACTATGCTTTGAGTAAAAGAAGAAGCTTCTGTTGGAAAAACTTGTAATATGGGGGGTGCAGACAAAATGGTAATACCCAGGGATTTGCCACACACGTCCTGTTAaaaaggtgatgggaaagacctctgagatgctggagagctgctactaATCCAtgcagaacagcctttgccaacctggtgctcttcagatgtatTGGGCTATGAGTCttatttgccccagccactgtggctgatggaagttgtagaccAAAAGCGTCTGGAGAGCATCAGGCTGGCAAAGGCAGATTTAGGCAACGCTAGACAAAATGGACCAAAGAAGCTGCCGTAGTGTAAAGCAGCATCATAGGCTTGCCAACCTAAGTTGCTGGAATCCTGTATTTTTGCAGCATTCAAGGTGCTGGGAAGAGCACCTTGTTTCCTTTTATTAGCTGGTCCATCCATTATGACTGAAAGTGCTGCACAAAATATTGTGGTGCGAATCTCACTATTCCCTGGTGACAAGTGATGAGTGACTCATCTCATTTTCCCATGCTGCCTTCATTTGGCAGTCTTTTAGAAACAGAGAGCTTCTCAAGCACACCTGTCAGCAGCTTTCAGGCAGCATTTGTTTGCTAAAAAAACAAACTACTACACTTCAGCAAGGATATCCTCATGCTTGCAGCAATGAACACCATTTTGTTATCTATTGCTCCTTCTTAgaattattttctttgttttgcataactctcccattgaaattaatagaactTTAAAGTGCCTAACTTTGAATGGATCGCTATCCTCCTGGTTTTTGAAGGTTCATTTCCAGTGCTggagcacacaaacacacccacctcTTGACATACTagcatgcagacacacacacacacacacattttaaagtaGCAAACAAGAATAAGACTATTCCCCTTTGTAGAAATGCTGCACATTCAAAGAGGCTGGAGACCTTTTGTTATCATCTGGATAGAGACATGGCAATGGGAAATCAAAGCAAAAAACCATGATTAGCTATAGATGAAATGAGAATTATGAATATCACTTACTCCTCAATACCAATCTGCCAGTAAAGCTCACGAGTGACGGGTGCCCAGGCAATTTCTCCTGAGTACAGTTGAGTGTCAACACCTCCTAAGATCAATTCACCTCCATACTGAACAGTTGGTTGGCTGTTGAGTGGGGAAATGGACAAAACAAGTCAAGGCTAGCTTTATGAATGTCTTCAAGGTCTATATTTGCATACATAAAAGCAGGGAACATGGGAACAAACAATTGGGCACACACTACTTCAGTTTGACAAATCCTGAATGACCACAGGGTTCCTCTCACCCCTCCCAAGATCAGATTCTCTCTTGATTGATAAGCATACATTCAAAGGAGGGAGAAAACCCATCCTTTCACCGCTCCATTTTCTAAGCCAAAAGGATGGCTAAAGTGTGTTAGGGCAAATAGGGGACTTGATAGTCATTTGGGGATCGTATGCATAAACTCTTACTGTAGGCAGAAAGGCTACATCttattggtagagcatctgtctttcTAGGGGTCTTTGAGGAAGGATCTGCTAATGGCGAAGGGCCATAACTCACtaccagagcatctgctttgtggacagaaggtcacaagttcaatagccagcatcttcaggtagggctgtgaaagactccctgtctgaaatcccggCTAGCTACCGTCAGGTGGAGTAAAGGCCAGACTCTTAtactaagacagcttcctatgttcctttgtgAGGAAATTAAACCTTAGCATGTGTTGCAACCCTCcccaaatgaaatatttttaaatggctgGGATATCCATCTCAACTCTGAATGATATTCATGGTTTTAAGGAGCAGTAAGAAAACTACAGGGAGTTGTAATTTAGTTATTCCAGATTAACATCTATGAGATCGATCTTCTGAATGCCTCCTGACAAACTTACAGATTTTTGTATCTCACCGTGAGAAATAGAAGCTGAAGATGGGTTCAGAGAGCTGCCCCTGCCTCATCATTGACTGCATGGCTGTGTATGACCCCCCTACAGCTAAGGCAGGATAAGCCATGCCCAAAATCCCATCAAAATTGGCATAGTAGAAGGGAGTGGCAGGTTCATTCTCACTCAGGCCAAACTCCTGGTTTTGAATGACAATATTCTGGACCTGGGAGGAACAGAAGGAAAAATGGGTTTCATCCGCAATCGGAGGCACAGCAATGATTTTGAGCTTGAATAAATCAAATTATCAATAGTAAGAATAGGTAACACATGCCATTTTTAGGAATAATGCAAAACAAAGAGGCAATGAGACTGTGAGCTAAACAAACATAATTTGCAATGCCTCACTGGGAAAGCTTATGAAGTTCTCCTTACACTAGACCTGGTTAATTTGTAAAGGAATGAATAAAAAGGGTGGGATCATAAAATGACCTTTTGAGTTTTCTGCCACAGATGTTAAAACAGCTTCGGCAGTCATCAGGTTCAAACTACTTGTCCACCACAGCAAAGTACCCATTATGTAGAAAGTGGTGTGCAAAACAACCAAGCAAACCCTCATTTCTGCCTATTGCAGTAGTGGCACACAGCCAGCAATATCTGGGCCACAAGCTTCCATCTTAAGCTTTGCTTGGTCCCCTTCTTTCTTAGCTTGTGAAGTAAATTCTGGTTGCAATGCTGGGTTCCGAACAGACCGCTTTTTCTTTGATTGACCAATGTTTGATGATTCCTAGAATGCCACAAAGTTTAAGGTGGGTGAATGTGTGATGCAATGGTCACTTACCTGCACAGTATCATAGCCTAGCATGACGGTCAAGTCACCACTCCCATAGTAGAGAGTATAGGTCTGTCCATTGTTGTAGTATGTAGAAGATGCACTGGGATTAAATCTATTGTGGTTTTCTAgagtaaagcaaaacaaaaccaaaagcaCAATATCATGAACACTTCCTAACTGAGTCATGTTCTTTAATACATTGGCACATTCTATTGTTATTTTATGTCAGAATGTCAGTGCTGAAAGTTATAAAGATTTTGAActaaaggaggaaaaagaaggatCAGCCATCTCTAAAATATCACTATAATATACAGTTTTTCCATTCCCATTAAAAATAGTACAAGAGATaagtttggctttttaaaaaaagaaaacaagccaaATTGGCTAATAAGTTCATAGAAACAAATTTCTCTGCAGCTGGATGTTAGTACTCACCACAGGCTGCTGTACTACAGTACACAGATGGTACCCAGAGATTGGAGGAGCCAGTATCCATCACAACAAGGAAGTCCTGTGGTGGAGTCCCAATGCTGATCTGTCCAAAGTAGAAGGACTGTCCAAGGAGAAAATTTTGGTAAGAAGAAAGATTTTGTCACATTTTTAAATACTGAGcttcaacatttccccttcatttctacTATTGTTCCCACGCAGAAATGGCAGCTCAGGTCATTTTCAAAATGCATCCTAGCCCACAATGGGAGGTAAGCAATAGTACTGTCCGAGATCATACAGTGCGTTGGTGGCAAGCTGAGTGCAAgaacacaaaatcaaaatgtcatCATTTAATCATCTTCTGTAATTACAAGGCCCATTGCTGGTTAGACTTCACACCTATTGGCACACCCCATTGcgtcttgagacagacagatgccaaccaccaCAACATTGTCAGATTCAAGtaagggatacacacacacagccattgctGTTTTCACCCCAGTAATTCCCCCTTAGTGTATCTTGTAGACAGTAGAGGCTGGTGAAACCTAGACCTGGTGGGGTGCCTTGGAGCTTTTAGTTCTATGCTTGCTCACTGCATAGGGCTGATTTTGGAACCGCACCTAAGTTAAATCTCATCAGTGGTGTATGCAGGCTTAGATTTTTGTTCAGTGGCTCTCTCTCAAGCTTGTAAAATAGTAAAAAGGAAAACCACCAGCTACCGAATGGTTGTCATAGAAAGATAAGCACTCTGCAGCTTGTTTTCCTGTtcagttaagaagaagaagaagagtttggatttgatatcccactttatcactaccctaaggagtctcaaagcggctaacaatctcttttcccttcctcccccacaacaaacacactgtgaggtgagtgaggctgagagacttcagagaagtgtgacttgcccaaggtcacccagcagctgcatgtggaggagcagggaattgaacccagttcaccagattacgagtccactgctctgaaccgctacaccacactggtggttTTAAGGAAAGAGATTGATGCAACTTATTCTCAGGTAAGTGGACAGAGGGTTTCAGGCAGCATACTTCATTcaccataataaaaataaagcaattgtCCCAATGTCATACAgtaagcttcatgactgagtggggatttgaaccctggtctcccgagTCCTAGTCGAACtctctaaccattacactaccCTAGCAAGTGACATGATTAGAATTACGCTTTTGTTGTATACTCCGTTACCTCTAACCCTCCAGCTAGGTGACAAAGTGGGCAAGCTCACTTATTCCATCATTCCAAAAGTGGAGAAGCACTTTCACTATTCAACCCCAAATTCATCATGAACAGAGACAGTGGTGTGAAAATGGTCTTGACAGGAGCAATTATGCTGCTATTATGAGGCCATATAACCTTTGACAGACTGAAAAGTGAAAGGGCAAGATGggcagaagaagagagaaagatgcatattttattattttaatactcACATTCAAGTAGTTGGTTATTGGTTCGTAAGCAATGTTGTATTCATTCAAGTGGTATTTTGCTGCAGGATCAACGTAATTTTTCTTCAGAAATTCCTCCAGCACTCCTTTCTCCTTCATGTTCTCCCGAATGGATTTCCCTTTCTTCAGAATGACTCTGCAGAGGACACAAAGATCTCAGGAAGCCAAAAGCAACAGTGCTGGTCCTTCTGTACCTCTCCAATGCCCTCTTTCttcatcagcttcctcctctatTTTGGTACTGGGAACTGCTAACAGTCCATCGTGCTACTTTATCGTTTATTTTATTCAACgtattaaattttattaaataaataaaagcaagggAGTGCACAAGGCAGAAAGAATAAGTCCTGAAGCCCGAAAAACTAGGGTTTAACTTTTCTATGGAAAGATAAGAACATGGGTAGTCATTGGCTGAAAATGTGTGATCTGTTTTAGCTTCCAGTAATATTTCCATGTAGATCATTACtacagggctcatccagactgccTTTTGTGTCACAGGTCTGGGATTTAAAGCTCTGTCTCCAAGCTTTTGGGTCCCTGCACTTTCTCTGGGGAAACCCAAGTTTtgcagctgaattggagcaaatggcaattgggtCTCTATGTATATCCATTTGCTTCACTTCAATGATAAAACATAAGGAAAGCACAGGGACAAAAAGCTGCTCAGGCCTGGATCTTTAAAGTGCATACCTGTGCAACAGAAAGTCTGAATGAGACCCTAATTGAGACACTCACCTCTCCAGCCCCTCCGACAGGTGGAGACAGACCAGTACCAGGATCAGCCACTTCATGATGTTTTGTGTCTTGGCCAGTGTGATATTCTAGAGAATCTAGAAATCCCTTCCGCAGTTACAGCTGTTGTGTCCCTACTTTTATACCCAGGGCTACTCTCCTCTGCTGGCTTATCTGTTTACTCTTGATGTCCTCCAGTACCATGCATTCCCAATATCTACACTTTCCATTGCTTACGAGTGATAGAAAGTCCTTTGTTAGAGTGGTTTTAAATGCAGCTTGTGCCCttcattttttgtaaaaaaaaataaaaattgagtgATTATCTACGAACTTTCGCTAATACGGAAAACAAATCAGTGATAAGATATTAATAAGCCAAATTCCTTATAATCTGTTCCTACCCTTTTCAGAAACAATAAAGGACAATTTGATAATCAAAGCTGCTGTGATGGGTATTTAAGTGTGGCTAGATATGTTTCGTTTTTATACACTGAGTCAAACAAATATTGTAACTCCAGGTTATCTTCACTAAGGTATTGGGCCATGTTGAGCCATGCCTTTGACAAGCTGTGCTTGCTAACATTATATTTAATGTCATGTTTGGGTCTAAGCTGTGATCAGTTCACATTTAATATCTAGGTTTTTCAGTTGATTAGTATGTCAAAGATAATACCGTAATTGTCAACAGCTCGAGTTCCCTAATAGAACTTAATGAGGTTTTGAAATAGCTGTTTTCTGTTGCATGAACACATTTTCACACCTTGCGTATTTATGTGGTTCAATTCAGGCATTTTTAAATTGTTCTATGGAAGATCTGTGCATGCCAGTCCCACCCTCTCCACCACACTGAGTGGGAAGGTCTGAAGGGGGATTGTCAGCACATTCAG
The Podarcis raffonei isolate rPodRaf1 chromosome 6, rPodRaf1.pri, whole genome shotgun sequence DNA segment above includes these coding regions:
- the LOC128416055 gene encoding pepsin B-like: MKWLILVLVCLHLSEGLERVILKKGKSIRENMKEKGVLEEFLKKNYVDPAAKYHLNEYNIAYEPITNYLNSFYFGQISIGTPPQDFLVVMDTGSSNLWVPSVYCSTAACENHNRFNPSASSTYYNNGQTYTLYYGSGDLTVMLGYDTVQVQNIVIQNQEFGLSENEPATPFYYANFDGILGMAYPALAVGGSYTAMQSMMRQGQLSEPIFSFYFSRQPTVQYGGELILGGVDTQLYSGEIAWAPVTRELYWQIGIEEFAIGDEATGWCSEGCQGIVDTGTCQLTIPQQYIGTFLQAIGAEQYNGEYVVNCNNVQNMPTITFVINGVQFPLPPSAYISESNGYCIAGIETTYLASSNGQPLWILGDVFLKEYYSVFDMANNRVGFAPSA